In Rutidosis leptorrhynchoides isolate AG116_Rl617_1_P2 chromosome 2, CSIRO_AGI_Rlap_v1, whole genome shotgun sequence, one genomic interval encodes:
- the LOC139894275 gene encoding topless-related protein 4-like isoform X2 — protein sequence MSSLSRELVFLILQFLDEEKFKETVHRLEQESGFFFNMRFFEEIVTNGDWDEVEKYLSGFTKVDDNRYSMKIFFEIRKQKYLEALDKKDRAKAVEILVKDLKVFSAFNEDLFKEITQLLTLENFRDNEQLSKYGDTKSARGIMLGELKKLIEANPLFRDKLNFPSLKNSRLRTLINQSLNWQHQLCKNPKPNPDIKTLFVDHTCGQSQPNGARAPSPVTNHLMGSVPKPAGFPPLGAHGPFQPAPATLPSSLAGWMANPTPVPHPSVSAGPIGFASPNNAALLKRPRTPPTNNPAVDYQTADSEHVMKRTRAFGISDEVNHMPVNMLQVGYMGQSLGQSQGQSSYSSDDLPKAVVMTLNQGSVVKSMDFHPVQQILLLVGSNNGEIMIWELGSREKLAHKNFKVWDLGACSMPLQASLTNDNSASINRVTWSPDGTLFGVAYSKHIVQIYSYHGGDDLRNHLEIDAHGGSVNDLAFSYPNKQLCIVTCGDDRLIKVWDAVTGTKQYTFEGHDAPVYSVCPHFKENIQFIFSTATDGKIKAWLYDNMGSRVDYDAPGHSSTTMAYCADGTRLFSCGTNKEGDSYIVEWNESEGAVKRTYNGLGKRSVEVVRFDTIKNRFLAAGDEFMIKFWDMDNVNLLTTTDADGGLPAAPCIKFNKEGILMAVSTNENGIKILANPDGIRLLRTMENRPFDASRIASGSASAVKTPMMCMFGAANMSVGPSIMDRVTTMPPMMAMNGDNRSPIDVKPRIGDETMEKSRIWKLTEITEPAQCRSLRLPDNTSSPMRVSRLIYTNSGFAILALAANAVHKLWKWQRNDRNSSGKATANIVPQLWQPTSGILMTNDISDTNPEDAISCFALSKNDSYVMSASGGKISLFNMMTFKTMTTFMPPPPAATFLAFHPQDNNIIAIGMDDSSIQIYNVRVDEVKTKLKGHSKRITGLAFSNVLNVLVSSGADSQLCVWNTGGWEKQTSKQLQIPAGRVAAPLADTRVQFHQDQTHLLAVHETQIAVYEAPKMESPKQWFPPETSGLITSATYSCDSNSIFVGFEDGSVGILTGSTLRLRCRISSTAYLPNNPNSRVHPLVIAAHPSEVDQFALGLSDGGVCIIEPLESEGKWGTPPPLENGAGPSNTAPVAPSTTDQAQR from the exons ATGTCGTCTCTCAGTAGAGAGCTTGTGTTTTTAATACTTCAGTTTTTAGATGAAGAGAAGTTTAAAGAGACTGTTCACAG GCTGGAGCAAGAATCAGGATTTTTCTTCAATATGCGTTTCTTTGAAGAAATTGTGACGAATGGTGattgggatgaggttgaaaagtacCTGTCTGGATTCACAAAGGTTGATGATAATAGATATTCAATGAAAATCTTCTTTGAGATACGGAAGCAGAAGTACCTTGAAGCCCTAGATAA GAAGGATCGTGCTAAAGCTGTTGAAATTCTGGTGAAGGACTTGAAAGTGTTTTCTGCTTTTAATGAGGATCTTTTTAAAGAAATAACTCAGCTTTTGACCCTGGAGAACTTCAG GGACAATGAACAActatcaaaatatggagacaccaaGTCTGCTAGGGGTATAATGCTCGGTGAGTTAAAGAAATTGATCGAAGCAAATCCCCTGTTTCGTGACAAGTTAAATTTCCCTAGTTTAAAGAATTCAAGACTGCGGACACTTATTAACCAGAG TCTGAATTGGCAGCACCAGCTGTGTAAGAATCCGAAGCCGAATCCGGATATAAAGACGTTGTTTGTTGATCATACTTGTGGACAGTCACAGCCAAATGGCGCACGGGCCCCATCTCCTGTAACTAATCATTTAATGGGTTCTGTACCAAAGCCTGCAGGATTCCCCCCTCTTGGTGCTCATGGC CCTTTTCAGCCAGCACCTGCAACCTTGCCATCTTCTCTTGCAGGTTGGATGGCAAATCCAACCCCTGTGCCTCATCCATCCGTTTCTGCTGGCCCTATAGGTTTCGCTTCACCTAATAATGCTG CTTTATTAAAGCGGCCAAGGACTCCTCCAACTAATAATCCAGCTGTAGACTATCAAACTGCTGACTCTGAACATGTGATGAAGAGAACGAGGGCATTTGGTATATCTGATGAA GTCAATCACATGCCTGTAAACATGTTGCAAGTTGGTTATATGGGTCAAAGTctcggtcaaagtcaaggtcaaagcTCTTACTCATCTGATGATTTACCTAAGGCTGTAGTGATGACCCTAAATCAGGGGTCTGTTGTCAAAAGTATGGATTTCCATCCAGTTCAGCAAATCTTGCTTCTTG TTGGATCGAATAATGGAGAAATCATGATATGGGAGCTCGGTAGTAGGGAGAAGCTTGCTCACAAGAATTTCAAGGTTTGGGATCTTGGCGCTTGTTCAATGCCTCTGCAG GCATCTTTGACCAATGACAATAGTGCATCAATCAATCGTGTAACTTGGAGCCCCGATGGAACACTGTTTG GTGTTGCATACTCAAAGCACATTGTACAGATATACTCTTATCATGGTGGTGATGATCTGCGAAACCACTTGGAG ATTGATGCTCATGGTGGCAGCGTTAATGATCTTGCTTTCTCTTACCCCAACAAACAACTTTGCATTGTGACATGTGGAGATGATAGATTAATAAAG GTGTGGGATGCAGTAACAGGGACAAAACAATATACATTTGAGGGTCATGATGCACCGGTATATTCTGTTTGTCCACATTTCAAAGAAAATATTCAG TTTATATTCTCAACAGCAACTGATGGGAAAATTAAGGCGTGGTTGTATGATAATATGGGTTCAAGAGTGGACTATGATGCTCCTGGTCATTCATCCACCACAATGGCATATTGTGCTGACGGAACAAG GTTATTCTCTTGTGGAACAAATAAAGAAGGAGATTCCTACATTGTTGAATGGAATGAAAGTGAAGGAGCTGTGAAACGTACATATAACGGGCTTGGAAAACGATCAGTTGAGGTTGTGCGGTTtgataccatcaagaatcgttttcTCGCTGCTGGTGATGAGTTTATGATTAAATTTTGGGATATGGACAATGTTAACTTATTGACTACAACAGACGCGGACGGTGGTTTACCG GCTGCTCCTTGTATAAAATTCAATAAAGAAGGGATTTTGATGGCTGTTTCAACAAACGAAAATGGCATAAAAATTCTTGCTAATCCTGATGGAATAAGGTTACTAAGAACCATGGAGAATCGTCCTTTTGATGCTTCCAGAATTGCATCTGGATCTGCATCTGCTGTGAAG ACCCCCATGATGTGCATGTTTGGTGCTGCTAATATGTCTGTGGGACCAAGTATTATGGACAGGGTTACAACAATGCCCCCCATGATGGCGATG AATGGTGACAATCGTAGTCCAATAGATGTGAAACCCAGAATTGGAGATGAAACAATGGAAAAATCCAGAATCTGGAAACTAACTGAAATTACAGAACCTGCCCAGTGCCGCTCCTTAAGGCTTCCCGACAACACATCTTCACCAATGCGG GTTTCAAGATTGATATACACAAATTCAGGATTTGCCATTTTAGCTCTAGCTGCCAATGCTGTTCATAAACTATGGAAATGGCAAAGGAATGACCGTAATTCTTCTGGGAAG GCTACTGCTAACATTGTACCTCAGCTATGGCAACCAACAAGTGGTATATTGATGACTAATGATATAAGTGATACAAACCCTGAAGATGCCATTTCCTGCTTTGCATTGTCGAAGAATGATTCCTATGTTATGTCTGCTTCTGGCGGGAAAATCTCTTTGTTTAATATGATGACGTTTAAG ACTATGACTACATTCATGCCTCCACCACCTGCAGCAACGTTTTTAGCATTCCATCCACAAGATAACAACATAATTGCAATAGGCATGGATGATTCTTCTATCCAAATATATAATGTCAGAGTCGATGAG GTCAAAACGAAGCTTAAAGGCCATAGTAAAAGAATAACGGGCCTGGCTTTCTCCAACGTGCTTAATGTGCTTGTATCTTCTGGTGCTGATTCTCAG TTGTGTGTTTGGAACACAGGTGGATGGGAGAAGCAAACAAGCAAACAGTTGCAAATTCCAGCAGGACGTGTGGCTGCTCCCCTTGCTGATACACGTGTGCAGTTTCACCAAGATCAGACACACTTGCTTGCCGTCCATGAAACTCAGATAGCTGTTTATGAAGCTCCTAAAATGGAATCCCCTAAACAG TGGTTTCCGCCAGAGACAAGTGGCTTGATCACCAGTGCTACTTATTCATGCGATAGCAATTCAATATTTGTCGGTTTTGAAGATGGAAGTGTTGGTATTCTTACTGGATCAACACTCAGGTTGCGATGTCGGATCAGTTCAACTGCTTATTTGCCAAACAATCCAAA TTCAAGGGTGCATCCACTTGTGATTGCTGCCCATCCATCTGAAGTTGATCAATTTGCATTAGGACTTAGCGATGGTGGGGTCTGTATTATCGAGCCATTGGAGTCGGAAGGGAAATGGGGGACCCCACCTCCACTGGAAAATGGTGCCGGACCAAGCAATACTGCTCCTGTTGCACCAAGTACAACAGATCAAGCACAGAGGTAA
- the LOC139894275 gene encoding topless-related protein 4-like isoform X1, protein MSSLSRELVFLILQFLDEEKFKETVHRLEQESGFFFNMRFFEEIVTNGDWDEVEKYLSGFTKVDDNRYSMKIFFEIRKQKYLEALDKKDRAKAVEILVKDLKVFSAFNEDLFKEITQLLTLENFRDNEQLSKYGDTKSARGIMLGELKKLIEANPLFRDKLNFPSLKNSRLRTLINQSLNWQHQLCKNPKPNPDIKTLFVDHTCGQSQPNGARAPSPVTNHLMGSVPKPAGFPPLGAHGPFQPAPATLPSSLAGWMANPTPVPHPSVSAGPIGFASPNNAALLKRPRTPPTNNPAVDYQTADSEHVMKRTRAFGISDEQVNHMPVNMLQVGYMGQSLGQSQGQSSYSSDDLPKAVVMTLNQGSVVKSMDFHPVQQILLLVGSNNGEIMIWELGSREKLAHKNFKVWDLGACSMPLQASLTNDNSASINRVTWSPDGTLFGVAYSKHIVQIYSYHGGDDLRNHLEIDAHGGSVNDLAFSYPNKQLCIVTCGDDRLIKVWDAVTGTKQYTFEGHDAPVYSVCPHFKENIQFIFSTATDGKIKAWLYDNMGSRVDYDAPGHSSTTMAYCADGTRLFSCGTNKEGDSYIVEWNESEGAVKRTYNGLGKRSVEVVRFDTIKNRFLAAGDEFMIKFWDMDNVNLLTTTDADGGLPAAPCIKFNKEGILMAVSTNENGIKILANPDGIRLLRTMENRPFDASRIASGSASAVKTPMMCMFGAANMSVGPSIMDRVTTMPPMMAMNGDNRSPIDVKPRIGDETMEKSRIWKLTEITEPAQCRSLRLPDNTSSPMRVSRLIYTNSGFAILALAANAVHKLWKWQRNDRNSSGKATANIVPQLWQPTSGILMTNDISDTNPEDAISCFALSKNDSYVMSASGGKISLFNMMTFKTMTTFMPPPPAATFLAFHPQDNNIIAIGMDDSSIQIYNVRVDEVKTKLKGHSKRITGLAFSNVLNVLVSSGADSQLCVWNTGGWEKQTSKQLQIPAGRVAAPLADTRVQFHQDQTHLLAVHETQIAVYEAPKMESPKQWFPPETSGLITSATYSCDSNSIFVGFEDGSVGILTGSTLRLRCRISSTAYLPNNPNSRVHPLVIAAHPSEVDQFALGLSDGGVCIIEPLESEGKWGTPPPLENGAGPSNTAPVAPSTTDQAQR, encoded by the exons ATGTCGTCTCTCAGTAGAGAGCTTGTGTTTTTAATACTTCAGTTTTTAGATGAAGAGAAGTTTAAAGAGACTGTTCACAG GCTGGAGCAAGAATCAGGATTTTTCTTCAATATGCGTTTCTTTGAAGAAATTGTGACGAATGGTGattgggatgaggttgaaaagtacCTGTCTGGATTCACAAAGGTTGATGATAATAGATATTCAATGAAAATCTTCTTTGAGATACGGAAGCAGAAGTACCTTGAAGCCCTAGATAA GAAGGATCGTGCTAAAGCTGTTGAAATTCTGGTGAAGGACTTGAAAGTGTTTTCTGCTTTTAATGAGGATCTTTTTAAAGAAATAACTCAGCTTTTGACCCTGGAGAACTTCAG GGACAATGAACAActatcaaaatatggagacaccaaGTCTGCTAGGGGTATAATGCTCGGTGAGTTAAAGAAATTGATCGAAGCAAATCCCCTGTTTCGTGACAAGTTAAATTTCCCTAGTTTAAAGAATTCAAGACTGCGGACACTTATTAACCAGAG TCTGAATTGGCAGCACCAGCTGTGTAAGAATCCGAAGCCGAATCCGGATATAAAGACGTTGTTTGTTGATCATACTTGTGGACAGTCACAGCCAAATGGCGCACGGGCCCCATCTCCTGTAACTAATCATTTAATGGGTTCTGTACCAAAGCCTGCAGGATTCCCCCCTCTTGGTGCTCATGGC CCTTTTCAGCCAGCACCTGCAACCTTGCCATCTTCTCTTGCAGGTTGGATGGCAAATCCAACCCCTGTGCCTCATCCATCCGTTTCTGCTGGCCCTATAGGTTTCGCTTCACCTAATAATGCTG CTTTATTAAAGCGGCCAAGGACTCCTCCAACTAATAATCCAGCTGTAGACTATCAAACTGCTGACTCTGAACATGTGATGAAGAGAACGAGGGCATTTGGTATATCTGATGAA CAGGTCAATCACATGCCTGTAAACATGTTGCAAGTTGGTTATATGGGTCAAAGTctcggtcaaagtcaaggtcaaagcTCTTACTCATCTGATGATTTACCTAAGGCTGTAGTGATGACCCTAAATCAGGGGTCTGTTGTCAAAAGTATGGATTTCCATCCAGTTCAGCAAATCTTGCTTCTTG TTGGATCGAATAATGGAGAAATCATGATATGGGAGCTCGGTAGTAGGGAGAAGCTTGCTCACAAGAATTTCAAGGTTTGGGATCTTGGCGCTTGTTCAATGCCTCTGCAG GCATCTTTGACCAATGACAATAGTGCATCAATCAATCGTGTAACTTGGAGCCCCGATGGAACACTGTTTG GTGTTGCATACTCAAAGCACATTGTACAGATATACTCTTATCATGGTGGTGATGATCTGCGAAACCACTTGGAG ATTGATGCTCATGGTGGCAGCGTTAATGATCTTGCTTTCTCTTACCCCAACAAACAACTTTGCATTGTGACATGTGGAGATGATAGATTAATAAAG GTGTGGGATGCAGTAACAGGGACAAAACAATATACATTTGAGGGTCATGATGCACCGGTATATTCTGTTTGTCCACATTTCAAAGAAAATATTCAG TTTATATTCTCAACAGCAACTGATGGGAAAATTAAGGCGTGGTTGTATGATAATATGGGTTCAAGAGTGGACTATGATGCTCCTGGTCATTCATCCACCACAATGGCATATTGTGCTGACGGAACAAG GTTATTCTCTTGTGGAACAAATAAAGAAGGAGATTCCTACATTGTTGAATGGAATGAAAGTGAAGGAGCTGTGAAACGTACATATAACGGGCTTGGAAAACGATCAGTTGAGGTTGTGCGGTTtgataccatcaagaatcgttttcTCGCTGCTGGTGATGAGTTTATGATTAAATTTTGGGATATGGACAATGTTAACTTATTGACTACAACAGACGCGGACGGTGGTTTACCG GCTGCTCCTTGTATAAAATTCAATAAAGAAGGGATTTTGATGGCTGTTTCAACAAACGAAAATGGCATAAAAATTCTTGCTAATCCTGATGGAATAAGGTTACTAAGAACCATGGAGAATCGTCCTTTTGATGCTTCCAGAATTGCATCTGGATCTGCATCTGCTGTGAAG ACCCCCATGATGTGCATGTTTGGTGCTGCTAATATGTCTGTGGGACCAAGTATTATGGACAGGGTTACAACAATGCCCCCCATGATGGCGATG AATGGTGACAATCGTAGTCCAATAGATGTGAAACCCAGAATTGGAGATGAAACAATGGAAAAATCCAGAATCTGGAAACTAACTGAAATTACAGAACCTGCCCAGTGCCGCTCCTTAAGGCTTCCCGACAACACATCTTCACCAATGCGG GTTTCAAGATTGATATACACAAATTCAGGATTTGCCATTTTAGCTCTAGCTGCCAATGCTGTTCATAAACTATGGAAATGGCAAAGGAATGACCGTAATTCTTCTGGGAAG GCTACTGCTAACATTGTACCTCAGCTATGGCAACCAACAAGTGGTATATTGATGACTAATGATATAAGTGATACAAACCCTGAAGATGCCATTTCCTGCTTTGCATTGTCGAAGAATGATTCCTATGTTATGTCTGCTTCTGGCGGGAAAATCTCTTTGTTTAATATGATGACGTTTAAG ACTATGACTACATTCATGCCTCCACCACCTGCAGCAACGTTTTTAGCATTCCATCCACAAGATAACAACATAATTGCAATAGGCATGGATGATTCTTCTATCCAAATATATAATGTCAGAGTCGATGAG GTCAAAACGAAGCTTAAAGGCCATAGTAAAAGAATAACGGGCCTGGCTTTCTCCAACGTGCTTAATGTGCTTGTATCTTCTGGTGCTGATTCTCAG TTGTGTGTTTGGAACACAGGTGGATGGGAGAAGCAAACAAGCAAACAGTTGCAAATTCCAGCAGGACGTGTGGCTGCTCCCCTTGCTGATACACGTGTGCAGTTTCACCAAGATCAGACACACTTGCTTGCCGTCCATGAAACTCAGATAGCTGTTTATGAAGCTCCTAAAATGGAATCCCCTAAACAG TGGTTTCCGCCAGAGACAAGTGGCTTGATCACCAGTGCTACTTATTCATGCGATAGCAATTCAATATTTGTCGGTTTTGAAGATGGAAGTGTTGGTATTCTTACTGGATCAACACTCAGGTTGCGATGTCGGATCAGTTCAACTGCTTATTTGCCAAACAATCCAAA TTCAAGGGTGCATCCACTTGTGATTGCTGCCCATCCATCTGAAGTTGATCAATTTGCATTAGGACTTAGCGATGGTGGGGTCTGTATTATCGAGCCATTGGAGTCGGAAGGGAAATGGGGGACCCCACCTCCACTGGAAAATGGTGCCGGACCAAGCAATACTGCTCCTGTTGCACCAAGTACAACAGATCAAGCACAGAGGTAA